The window CTCGACATGGGCCCGCAGGATGTCCTTTATTGCACCCTGCCGCTGTATCACGCCACCGGCCTGTGCGTGTGCTGGGGATCGGCGATCGCCGGGGCTTCGGGATTCGCTTTCCGGCGCAAGTTCAGCGCCAGCCAGTTCTGGGAGGAGGCGCGGCGCTTCAATGCCACGACCCTGGGCTATGTGGGCGAGCTGTGCCGCTACCTGCTGGACCAGCCGCCGAGCCCCGCGGACCGGGACAACAAGGTGACGAAGATGATTGGCAACGGCCTGCGTCCCAGCGTCTGGCGGGAGTTCAAGCAGCGTTTCGACATCGATCACATCAGCGAATTCTACGCCGCCAGCGATGGCAACATCGGTTTCACCAACGCGCTCAACTTCAACAACACCATCGGCTTCTCGCTGATGTCCTGGGCCCTGGTGGAGTACGCCCCGGATTGCGGCACGCCATTGCGCGATGCCAACGGCTTCATGCGCAAGGTGCCCAAGGGAGGGCAGGGCCTGTTGCTGGCCCGGATCGACGACAAGGCGCCGCTGGATGGCTACACCGAATCGGCCAAGACCCAGAAGGTCGTGTTGTGCGACGTGTTCGAAAAGGGCGACCGCTACTTCAATACCGGCGACCTGCTGCGCGACATCGGCTTCGGGCATGCCCAGTTCGTCGACCGCCTGGGTGACTCCTACCGCTGGAAGGGCGAGAACGTCTCGACAACCGAAGTGGAAAACATCCTGCTGCAGCATCCGCACATCGCCGAGGTGGTGGCCTATGGGGTGGAAATCAACAACACCAACGGTCGCGCCGGAATGGCGGCGATTACCCCGGCCGAATCGTTGGCGACCCTGGATTTTACCGAGCTGCTGAGTTTTGCTCGCCAGCAGATGCCGACCTATGCGATCCCGCTGTTCCTGCGCGTGAAGCTGAAGATGGAAACCACCGGCACGTTCAAGTACCAGAAGGGCCGGCTCCGCGACGAAGCCTTCGATCCCGGCAAGGTCGGCGAGGATCCGATCTATGCCTGGCTGCCGGGGTCCGATACGTATGTGCAGGTGACCGGGCAGATACATGAGGAAATCCATGCAGGCAAGTTCCGTTATTGATTCTGGCTATGGAAGCGCTTGAAAAATAAGGCATGACAGGGAAACTCAAGCCCGAGAAACTGGCTCCATAGATCACCAGTTTCTCGTTGAGCCACAGGGAGTCCGAAATGTCCGATCAAGCCCGCCAAATGACCGAAGAAGAAGCCGCCGAGTTTGCCGAGCAGGTATTCGACGTGGCCCGCAAGGGCGACGCCGCGATGCTGGCCGCGCTGTTGAGCAGCGGCCTGCCGGTCAACCTGCGCAACCACAAGGGCGATACCCTGCTGATGCTCGCCAGCTACTACGGCCACGTCGATGCGGTCCGGGTGTTGCTCGAGCACAAGGCCGATCCGGAGATTCGCAATGCCAACGGCCAGAGCCCGATCGCCGGTGCCGCCTTCAAGGGCGACCTGCCGATGGTCAAGCTGCTGGTCGAAGGGGGCGCACAGGTCGAGGGCGCTTCGGCGGACGGCCGCACGGCGTTGATGATGGCGGCGATGTTCAACCGCACCACGATCGTCGAGTACCTGCTTGGCCAGGGTGCCGATCCGCAGGCAACGGATGCCAACGGTGTCACGGCACTGGCGGCAGCCCAGACCATGGGCGCGGTGGATACCGCCGCGCAACTGCAACAGCTCCAGGCGTGAAGTCGCCGACGCCGTGCAGGTCCGGTACCTGCGCGGCGCCGGCATTTGCGCTATCCTTCGCGCCCCGAACAGCCCCAGGTCGCAGGATCCCCCATGAAAACCGCCCTTATCGAACTCATCACCAAAATCAGCTCCGGCTGCATGGGCGAAGCCGAGATCCAGCAGATTGCCGACGAGGCTGCCCAGGCGTATGCCGACGAGGCCGGCTTTCTGGCGGCCAACCCGGACATCAACTATGACGACAGCTTCCCGATCCCGTTGGGTGAGTGGGTCGTGGTCGGCAGCCTGCCGGAGACGGTCCTGTTCCAGGCCGATACCTACATGGACCTGTTCGCGCAGATCGTTGCGTCGTTCGGCAAGGACGTACCGTTCAATATCAAGCCCAAGCAACTGGCCAAGGTCGAGCCGCTGACGGCGCTGAACCGGATCCAGATCCAGCTCTCGAGCATGAACCCGGAGATGGGCGGCTACGTGCTGCTCAATTTCAGCCAACTGCTGGATGACGAGCTGCAGGCCGTGCTGGTCTATGGCAACGAGCTGGCGCGGGTCCTGGAGTTGTGCGAGCAGGTCGGCATCGCTGCCGCGCCGTCCCTGGAAGCCCTGCGGGTCGCGCTGCACGTCTGAGGCCGGTAATGGAAGGAACCCTGGCCGTGGCCGGCTATCCTAGATAGGGCCAGTCCTCACTCGGGAGCAGCACCATGGGTTCCACCTTCAACGGCTTTATCGGCCTGATCATCCTTGCGCTGGATATCTGGGCCATTCTCAACGTACTGAAAAGCGGTGCCGAAACCGGGATGAAAATCCTCTGGGTATTGCTGATCGCGCTGTTGCCGGTCCTGGGCCTGATCATCTGGGCGATTGCCGGACCGCGGGGCGACGTGCGGGTCTAGTCACGACGCTCCGAAAGTCATGAACGAGGCCTGCCAGAGCGGTGCAATGCGTTTTGGCAGGCTGCCTTTTTTGTGTATCAAAACATGCGCCGGACGAAATTTTCACATTCCGTCTAAGACAATTCCTGCGTCTGATTTAGCCCTGTCATACTTCAAATCTTTGTTCTACAAAGATTTTTCGCCTTGGCGAGGGCAGATTTCAACGGCTAATCACGATACATGGGTGGTAAACCATCGATGATCGTGCAACATTTGCCGGCTTCGCGCCTCTCTCGTGGTGAATCGAGGGCAGGACGCCGCTGAAACCGACTTTTCAACTTGAATCCAACGAGTCCTCAATCGACATGGCAAACCCGGACGCCCTGAGCACGCAGCGCCCCTCAACGCGCCTGCCGCAACCGTCAGTCAAGTCTCATCTGGCTTACACCCTGTTGTGTGCATTGATCATGATGGTGATGTTCACCCTGTTGCGGGTGGCATTGCTGGTCTACAACCGCGAGATGATCCTCGATACGCCGGCCTCGACCTTCCTCGAGGCGTTCGGCAACGGCCTGCGCTTCGACATCCGTATCGTGGTCTACTTCCTCGTGCCGCTGACGCTGGCGTTT of the Pseudomonas vanderleydeniana genome contains:
- a CDS encoding long-chain-acyl-CoA synthetase; the encoded protein is MNVQHDDVITWGMMLRKLPTVAKALPRVIRGLKLSKVKTPDQPCGLAWSFEQAVARNPSGAALLYGNRSLSYQQANQWANRIAHYLLGQGIGKGDVVGILVENRIELLVTILAVAKVGGVCAMLNTSQTQGALVHSITLVSPVAMVVGAELLGAYSAVSDQVDIDPARHYFVADQDTDVDPGEAPAGWINLMGASLGQDQTNPATSQQVFADDPCFYIYTSGTTGLPKAGIFRHGRWMKTYASFGLIALDMGPQDVLYCTLPLYHATGLCVCWGSAIAGASGFAFRRKFSASQFWEEARRFNATTLGYVGELCRYLLDQPPSPADRDNKVTKMIGNGLRPSVWREFKQRFDIDHISEFYAASDGNIGFTNALNFNNTIGFSLMSWALVEYAPDCGTPLRDANGFMRKVPKGGQGLLLARIDDKAPLDGYTESAKTQKVVLCDVFEKGDRYFNTGDLLRDIGFGHAQFVDRLGDSYRWKGENVSTTEVENILLQHPHIAEVVAYGVEINNTNGRAGMAAITPAESLATLDFTELLSFARQQMPTYAIPLFLRVKLKMETTGTFKYQKGRLRDEAFDPGKVGEDPIYAWLPGSDTYVQVTGQIHEEIHAGKFRY
- a CDS encoding ankyrin repeat domain-containing protein, with the translated sequence MSDQARQMTEEEAAEFAEQVFDVARKGDAAMLAALLSSGLPVNLRNHKGDTLLMLASYYGHVDAVRVLLEHKADPEIRNANGQSPIAGAAFKGDLPMVKLLVEGGAQVEGASADGRTALMMAAMFNRTTIVEYLLGQGADPQATDANGVTALAAAQTMGAVDTAAQLQQLQA
- a CDS encoding PLDc N-terminal domain-containing protein; the protein is MGSTFNGFIGLIILALDIWAILNVLKSGAETGMKILWVLLIALLPVLGLIIWAIAGPRGDVRV